The window tatatttttttttctactaCACTACACTATActaccaataatattatatttgcAGTCGTAATACAACATTATATATTACATTACCGGCAAcaagaattaaaataaaataaaataaaataaaatacaaagtTATAAGAAAATAGCAGCAAATCATTCCAACTTGTTAACTTTCTTTAATTCATATTCACTCGTACCTATTTTACCACCCAATTCCATAAACCTGTCATATTGTCTCTTTCTTCTATTACCAATTTTCTCTAACATATCTGGCCAATAAACTGAATGATCGTAAGTGAAATCCAGATCCCCACCATAGTCCTTATCTAATTGAGTATcatcaatatatttttcaaatggCTCGTCATAAACTAATTTACTTTTAGTATCAGGGTCAATAAATGGATGCagtaatttcaaaaaagtCCATCCCAACCAAGgaatattaatgaaaacaGCCTTACCTAATCTTTCCGGATAATAAGTTTGGGCAATATGCAAACAATCTCTTGCAGTAGAAATTGGCgtcattttcttctttttcaaaacccCTGGTATTTCAGGATAATGTTTAAAATCAACCATAACACCCACTTTTTCCATACCAATGGGTGTCATAACCATAGTACACTCTAACATATAGACTAAATGATGAACTTGATGAATAGATGGGTCTGTGTTTTGTTTACCATCCTTCATATAAACTAATGGACGATTATCTTTATCATACCCTAGAATAACTTGCTTACCAGTtctattttccttttcaaaCGAATTTGGGTCCAAATCGGTTGCACTACGATCTGGATCATAAGTTAACCCAAATTCTCTTCTCCAAACTATTGTTTCTTCCAGTTTTTGAATACAGGTTTCATAATCAAATCTAGAAGCTCTTAAAAATCTGTATAAACATTCTctagttaaaaaaaacttttcccAAGTGGAAAGTGGGGTCATAGTGACAGAAGATTCATCTGTTTTATAAGCTTTAGAAGTATAATCTTGTACTTTTTCTGGCAATTTATACCCTTCTTTATTAAAGTGAGTTATTACTTTTTCATAAACGGCTTCTTGTTCTTTAGTATAAGTTGGTGGTGCAGCAGCTAATTCTTTTGGAGGTTGAGTGATCATTTTATCAACTTTTATCCAATTTGCTTTATTTACCGgagcttttttttcagcTGGCTCAGATCTACTAAAAAATCCCattttatatgtatattctttttttttttgtttgtgttttgttttttttgttttttttttttaattctgtAGCAGGTgttaattattttgatttatgcAGTTTATAATTGATTAACCAAAGActcaaatataaatagttGCGAGGACTTATATATTAAGAAGTAAATTTAAGTttataaaggaaaaaaaaaaaaaaaaaagagaaaaactatgacaatttatttaaattttttttaaattttttttttctttttttcgttGGATtaattgatatatatatatatgtgtgtgtggAATTATGTCTGAATCTTTCTAGACGATGTCAAAACTACcgattaaaaataaactttttgtacgtatttttattcttttcttttttttttttttgttattagtaattaaaattgattaattaattaattaattcaatactgtattatttttaataaaagaaaaaaaatttttttttcttttttttttctttgtcaATCCGTCGTTTTGGAAacataaacaaaaacaaaaacatttgATATTTCCGTTTTGTCCGTCCGCGTAAACAAGCTACAAGTTCACCccttttttactttttttttctttttaaaaatgaaaatgttaaaCCACGGAACGCTGCTTTTCGGAAAATCGGATATATCCACTAACAATATCCGAtatatgataaaaaatcaataattgAATGCGTGTGTAACatacaattaaaataaatattaaaacctAAAAGCTTGGAGCATTAACTTTGGTCTAACCAATTTAATACTTTCTTTCCCATAAATCTTGTTATCATtgtaatgataatatttgaCGCTTGTTTCAACATCTTTAAATTGTATATAAACTTCCGTTTCGGAAATATCTTCAACTCTatcaatatctttataataccttttaataaaatctttACACGCTTCATTGTTAACAAATTCTATGTATAAAGTTGTTAGTTTGGGGAATTTGTTCTCACTAATTgaatcattattatctatCGATATCTCTGTACTCTTTCgatcactattattattattattccaaTGCCAATCCCCATATGGCAAATTAAAATGTTTCAACTTTCTTAAATATATACCATAGTCTTCATatgaattaatattattatgttgTTTATGATTACTATCATTCATTGTATCTTATCTTATTTAACACAGTTTGCTTAAGTTATAACCAAAAGACTAGAtgttaaacaaaaaagttttatgtTTCTATCGtttgttttaaatcttatatatcaaattttataacattcaagctaaaaaaaaaaaataaaattaaaaaaaataataaaaaaaaaaaaaattaaataaaataaaatcagtTTCAACAAGAAGTAGAATAAACGATCAGATTTCCAAAATCTAATATTCCTATTCACACAAATTAGGTTCTTGATTTTATACAATTTGCTCTTTATTTCCCaattctttaataaaagtacaatatataaacatatacatatatttaaatatcaTATAAATTCCATTTTCGCCTCATCTTTCTTATCCCATTAACcacattaataatacttgCCATATAAATCCataaaagaacaaaaaataattgcactttttaataacactTTTACGATCAATATTAACAGCAGATTGAGAATCCACAATGGGTGGCAACAAATTGAACTTAACCGATCTTAGTAAAAAAACTCCAAATGCTAAAAACAAGTATATTcttaaaaacataaaaattatCCCACTTATAGTGAAAAATTGACCCCTTAATAGCAACACTAAAGTTAATGGCACAAATTTGTATCCAACAAAACAAACTAATTCAACAATATTCAACCCACCATTGTTAATCCCATTTGCAGAAATGTTATTCGGATAATTTGCATTGTTTGATTTAGTACCATTAATACCACTTGGGatcaataaatataaacccAACTTTAATATCAACAAATCCAGTAGAACAAATGCCAAAGTACTGGATAACTTATAATACAAGTTTTGTGGATCAAACGAACCTTTTAAACCTTGATCTAAATTCCAGCATAAAATATATGTTATTAAACCCATAGTTGGAATATATAAATCTGGACAATTAACGTCCAACTTAGGTGGCAAATAACTCAAAGATTCAGAACGTGAACTATTGATTGGTGCATTTATAGAGGCATTATGTATATTGTCTTGGATTCTGTACCATGTTGAGTTAATAAAtggtaaaataataattttgagTTTGTGTAAAACATATGAGTTAGAaacttgaaaataatatgataaattataaaatgatGAGTTAAATGCCATATTGTTGGAGACATTATCACTTGGCATACCATTaccttgaaaaaaattaccaaaTGCCTTCTGTGCAAAATGTGAAGCTACTTGGGTTTTAGAATCTTCCAAAAATTGTGGGAATCCATTAGTATCAAAACcaaaattgttgttattgcttGGAACAAAATTGGATTGTCCTTTTTGTTGCTGCTCATGTTGAAATGCAAGGTGCTCGTTATTGTTAGgttgataataattttgatattgtttttcttgAGGTGGGATGTTGCTGTTTTGATTAATTTCTCCTATAAAAGGGGGAGAACCTCTTCcttttaattgattttcGTTAGAGTAAGCATATGGGTTGGCCGACAttcttttgcttttttttttttttttttttttttgtgtgtGTGCTTCTCTTTCCTCGCTCTgaacttttattaattgtagcagtttatatttatcaaatgAACAAAATAGATCTTAGTTagcaataaatttttttttttaaaagttgtttcgtaaaaaaaaaaaaatagatgaaaaaataagaaaaaaaaaaaaaaaaaactttaaaattttatttttctctttctgtttttttttttttttttctaattttattaaaaaatggtaaaaaaaagtaaaagtaaaacaaacaacaaaaaaaggctttaaaaataagttgaacaattattttacttGTATAGTActgaatatatattatagtTTCGGAATACGTGCGGATAAGCAAGTATCTGGACAAAACACGTAAATTATTACGAGATATTTTCccatttttactttttgaaattttctttgttttcaaaataaaaataacgcGTAATCGTTTTTcattctttctttttttcttttttttttttttttttttcttcttctaatCATTATGTTCCTAGTATAATCTGATCATCttcataataaataaatatatatatgtcaATCAATAGATCAATCaatcaattaataaataaataaataaataaataaatatgtcaaaaaatgtttattcTCGATCCAATAACTCATTAAATTTCTCCTATTCAATAGCTGCTCAGCAAAATATACAAGCTGCCAAGATTGATGAAATCGATTCAAAGATGGGGTTTGATAGATTTATTCCGTCAGAAGTTGATATTagtgaagaaaaaataggTTGGCTAGTTAATATGCATCCAACAACTATTCCAAATACCAATACAACCTCTTCTGCTTTTCATACTGGAGTGTCTGCTGTagatttctattttttagATGAAGAAGGTGGATATTTTAAGACAACCATTAAATATCCCCCTTATTTCTTGGTTATGGTACAAGATGAACACAAGGTGACTGATGTCGAAgaatatttaaagaaaCTTTTGGAAAATTCTTTAAAGAATTCAGAAATCGTTTATAAAGATGACCTACAACAGCCAAATCATTTGCTGGGACTAAAAAGAAGCttgattaaattaaatttttccaatatgAATAGTTTATTTGAAGCTAGAAAATTGTTGAAACCTATATTAAAGGAAAATgaggataaaaaaaaccaatcCATCAGATCTAAacacaacaataacaattattataaagaaGACATTAAAAGCTTGATCTCCGACATTAGGGAATACGACGTTCCATATCATGTTCGTGTTTCcatagataaaaatattagggTCGGGAAATGGTATAAGGTCACTAAAGATGGTTTGGAAGAATGCACAGAAAGAATTTCGTTTGCAGATCCAGTAGTTATGGCCTTTGATATCGAAACAAGTAAAGCTCCTTTGAAATTCCCTGATTCCGAAATTGATCAAATTATGATGATTTCTTATATGATAGATGGTGAGGGTTATTTAATTACCAACAGAGAAATCATTTCCACCGATATTGAAGATTTCGAATATACCCCCAAGCCAGAGTATGTCGGTAATTTCACAATTTTCAATGAACCTGATGAATACAATCTActtaaaaagtttttcgAACACATAAAAGATGTAAGGCCCACAGTAATAGCAACCTTTAACGGTGACTTTTTTGACTGGCCATACGTTGACAATAGAGCCAAGTTTCATGGAATAAGTATGTTTGATGAAATTGGTTTTGGTCCAGATATTGAGGGGGAATATAAATCTTCATACTGTTCTCATATGGATTGTTTCCGTTGGGTCAAGCGTGATTCATATTTACCACAAGGCTCTCAAGGTTTAAAAGCTGTTACTAAGGCAAAGTTAGGCTATAATCCAATAGAATTGGACCCAGAATTGATGCTTCCATATGCATACGAAAAACCTCAGCAACTATCCGAGTATTCTGTTTCTGATGCCGTCGCCACCTATTATCTATATATGAAGTATGTTCACCCCTTCATTTTCTCCCTATGTACTATTATTCCGTTAAATCCAGATGAAGTTTTAAGAAAGGGTACTGGTACTTTATGCGAAATGCTTTTGATGGTCCAGGCTTATGATAGTGGAATTTTACTTCCAAATAAACATACTGACCCAATAGAAAGATTCTATGATGGTCATCTATTAGAAACGGAAACTTATGTTGGCGGACACGTCGAATCTTTAGAAGCCGGTGTTTTCCGTAGTGACCTGCCTAatgattttgttattgatCCAACCGCTATTGATGAACTACTCGAAGATTTACCAAATGCTCTGAAATTTAGTATTGAGGTGGAATGTAAAGCCAATATAGACGATGTAGTGAATTTTGAGGAAATAAAACTGGAAATATCCAAAAAACTAATGGATTTCAAAACCACTTGTAAGAGATCGGAATTCCCATTGATTTATCACGTCGATGTGGCATCAATGTACCCAAATATTATGACATCCAATAGGTTACAACCGGATAGTATGAAGTCCGAACGTGACTGTGCCAGCTGTGACTTCAATAGACCCGGTAAAACATGTGATAGAAGACTAAACTGGGCTTGGAGAGGAGATTTTTTCCCCGCTAAAATGGATGAATATGGTATGGTTAAAAGAGCTTTACAAAATGAGACTTTCCCCAataagaacaaaaaatcaCCTAAAAAATACTTGACATTTGACGAATTAAGTTACGCAGATCAGGTTGCtcacattaaaaaaagattgacTGATTATTGCCGCAACGTTTATCATAAAGTCAAAACCACTGAAACTGTTGAAAGGGAAGCCATTATTTGCCAGAGAGAAAATCCATTTTATGTCAACACAGTTAGATCATTCCGTGATAGGCGGTATGACTATAAGGGGAGAGCAAAGgaatggaaaaagaaattagcCAGTATCCCATCTACCGAGAAACATGCTCGTGATGAGGCGAAAAAAATGGTTGTTTTAAATGACTCTCTTCAATTGGCCCACAAAGTTATCTTGAACTCTTTTTACGGCTATGTTATGAGGAAGGGTTCCAGATGGTATAGTATGGAGATGGCTGGTATTACCTGTCTAACTGGTGCGACGATTATTCAAATGGCTAGAGCTTTAGTTGAAAGACTAGGTAGACCTTTAGAGTTAGATACAGATGGTATTTGGTGTATATTGCCAAAGAGCTTCCCGGAGAATTTCCAATTTAAACTAAAAAACGGTAAGAAATTATTCATGTCATATCCATGTTCCATGTTAAATTATAAAGTCCATGCTAAGTTCACCAATCATCAGTACCAAACGTTAGTTGATGcttcaaaatataaatatgaaaCCCATTCTGATAactctattttttttgaagtgGATGGTCCATATAAGGCAATGATTTTGCCAACTTCCAAAGAAGAAGGCAAAGGTATTAAGAAAAGGTATGCGGTCTTTAACACTGATGGCTCTTTGGCAGAATTAAAGGgttttgaattaaaaaggCGTGGTGAATTgcaattaattaaaaattttcaaaaggatattttcaaaacatttCTAGAAGGCAGCACTTTAGAAGAATGTTATCAAGTGGTTGCTAAAATTGCGGATAGATGGTTGGATATATTGGTCAATAAGGGTGCTATGCtagaagatgaagatttaattgatttaatttGTGAAAATAGAAGTATGtcaaaaacattaaaagaatatgAGGGTCAAAAATCTACCTCAATCACTACAGCAAAAAGATTGGGAGACTTTTTAGGTGGTGACATGGTGAAAGACAAGGGGCTGCAATGTAAGTATATTATAAGTAAAAAACCATTTAATGCCCCGGTTACCGAACGTGCTGTTCCTGTTGCCATTTTTTCTGCAGATTTGAATGTTAAAAGAAcctatttaaaaaaatggttaATGGATTCTTCCTTAAATGATTTTGACCCGAGGGCCATTATTGATTGggaatattataaagaaAGATTGGGATCTactattcaaaaaattattactattcCAGCTGCATTACAAAACGTAGAGAACCCAGTACCTCGTGTAGTGCATCCTGACTggctaaaaaaaagactcGCCGTCAAAGCCGATAAATTCAAGCAAGTCAGTTTAACaaaattctttaaaaaaacgAATGAATATGTTCCAATAAGGGATATAGAGGattgtttttcttcaacTAACCATTTAACTACTGTAGCTACCAACCCCAAAGTTTCTAGGGTAATCACAAGAAATAAACGTAGAAGGGagaaaaaggataaaaatGAGGAGGACGAATCACTTAAACTACCAAAAGAGATTCCAAACCCAGATGAAAATTATGTCGAATGGTTAAACTATTCTAAGCTTAAATGgaaaattcaaaaacaGGAAAGGGAAAGAAGAGAGCAATTATTTGGTGCTAAAAGCTCTATTATGGGAAGAACAACTCTTGGTAACatgatgaaaaagaaagctGAGTCATATGCAAGTGCTACTTGGGAAATTCTACAATACAAGCCTACTAGCACCCCTGGTATTCTAAATGTTTTAACATTGATCAACAATAAAGTCCAtactttaaaatttaaagttCCCAAGacaatttatatttcttttaaaaacagtTTTGTACCTGAGCTTGAAACTTCAAACAAATGttctattaataaaattaatgcTATGTTaccaaatgaaaatgaactAGATAAATCTATCACTTCCAATGTTTACAAAGTTGTGATTTCAGAAAGAGCTTATGAGGAGCAAAGTACGGATCCATCCAGTATATTTAACAATGGGCACGTTTCAGGTATATACGAATCGCATATTCCGTCAGCTGAAAGAACCATTATGGATCTAGGCTGCAGCGTAGAATTTAGCTCCAATGTGAAAGGGGCATTAGGAGCTGGTTTGGAACAAGGCTTCCAAATATCAGATCTAAGAAGTGCAGATTATGATAGATATTTGAATTCCTTTAGTATGGACATTTGTTACATATTACATATGCCAACCACAATTGGATATGAATTTTTCACCATTTGGAACAGCTGGAGTGATGTGGTTCATGTTTATGTTTTGAAACCTTCAGCTGCTGCTCAAGAAATATCAGCCACTTCAGTTGAAAACTTGTATAAATCACAGTATGCAAAGAAAGTGAAAAGTTTAGATCAGCATCGCTCTATTGTTGATGCTTCGCCGCAGTTgatatataattttgaatatCACACCGATTTGTTAAAACTTTATAAGAAGGTATCTAAGAAGATTGAGGTATTTAAAGATGAAAGGGGTCCAAAAATATTGCTGTTATTACAATCTCCGTTTAAATCTAAGTTGCTGAAGGTTTTGCGTGTACTTAACACGTTGCCAATAGTTGAACTGTCTATTACCGAATTAAAAGTCCAGCAATTGAAATGGCATACCGCTATTTCCAAAAGATTGGTTAACCATATTCTTTCATTAGGCTCATGGATACATaatcttttgttgttatccAGGTATAGCGGCATTCCAATATGTAATTTAAAACTGGATAATATGGGGTATATgattgatattttattttcaagaaaacttaaaaaggaaaatattgttttatgGTGGAACGAGAAACAGCCATTGCCCGATTATGGGGGCGTGGAACAAGATTACGATGTTTCTTTGCTGAGTGAAGTTAAATTTGATCCAATTAATCATCCTAATATTTATGATTCTGTTGTTTTAGAAGTGGAGCTCAACAATTTGACCATTAACACTATTCTCACGTCTTCTCTAGCTAATGAGGCAGAGGGAAACGATTTGGCTGAGTTGGGTGATTCGATAATAAAAGATGGGTTTAATTCAAACTCATTATCAATATTGAGACAATTATTAAGGCAATTTTGGGATGACGCCATTAAAGGTGCACATGTAGCAGATTCTTTAttacaatattttattatgtgGGTTCAGAACCCTGATTCAAAATTGTTTGATAATTCTTTGAGGTATTATGTCCAAACGTCTGCAAACAAAACATTGCTACATGTGATcaaagaatttgaaaatcTGGGTGCATTTTGTGTTTATGCGGACAAGtctaaaattttgttaaagACACCAAAATTTACAGTTGAAAATTCGTATGCTTATGGACAATATTTAGTAAAAGCAATAAGAGCGGATCCTATATTTACGTATTTAGATTTGAAAATCAACAAATATTGGGATTTGTTAATATGGATGGATCAATTTAATTATGGTGGTCGTGCGGCTACAACTATacaagaaaaggaaaaacagGACTTGTGGGCATTTAATGAATGGAAAATCAAAGATTTCCTGcccaaaatatataaaccGGAATTTGAAGATTGGattgtcattattttgGATAGTTTAATTAAATCGAAAGAGACTGCGTTACAAGAATCTGTGGATGGTACCCAAAGAATAACGcaactttattttaaacGGAACATGTCTGAAAAAAACCTTGAAAATgagaaagaaaatgttGGCACCGATGGAGGTGAGGCTGGCGATGATTCAAACGATTTTTTGGAGGGTTTTACGAATGTGTTTTATTTACCAATGATTAAAAGGtttaaaaaactttacGATACCCAGcaagaatatattttaaatccTGCATTTAGTGCAGATTacgaatttgaaaaattaccTGGTACGCTATCTCGGAGAAAATCCCCATTGTTGGAACTAACCATTTATTTGTGTCATATAATGCTGCTGTCAAAGAAAAGACATTTAGAAGTTCGtaaattaagaaaagaactattgaaaatattcgAAATGAGAGAATTTGATTCGGAAGCTGATTTTGTTAATCCGGCAATCTCTTTAGTGGTCAACAACTTTGTTTGTGAATATTGTGCACATGAAAGAGAAATTGATTTTTGTAGGGATTTTCAAGAAGCAATTTTGCAATGTGGGAGATGTGGCAAAGCTTATAGTGTGAATGTTCTCCAAGAACAATTAATCCAGAAATTAGAGTCCCAGATacaatgttatttattacaaGATTTAGAATGTGCAAAGTGTCATAAAATTAGAGAGGATAATATGTCTGAATATTGTCCATGTTCTGGTAAATGGGTTGAGACAGTTTCTAGGTCAAGGttaactttaaatttatcaGTTTTTAAGCAAATTGCTAAACATTTTGATTTTGCGATTTTGGGATCGGCATTAGAAGAGATGGgtatttgatttatttatttcgtGTAGAatgtttttccttttttgttaCGAactggtttttttttttttgttttttttttattttttttaatttttttttaatttttttttttttgtaattatgaataaatttattacaaCTCAAAATACAAAGATCCAACTCTTCTTGGATTAATCACATATTTGTACATACAGGATAAGCAATTTTTGTATGGGACATAATGAGTAAACTGAAAAATGTCGTACATAGGGATGAAGAATTGGTTTTTTTAGACAGCTTCATTGATAAGGATAACCAGCCGGATTTAAAACCAaacaatgttattattcaagGTTACCAAAGTTGTGGGAAAACATATGTAGTTGAAGAATATTTCAAACAGCAAAAAAACGAAATTTTAAGTTGTATTATTAACCATAAAGAAATCTTTAGCTGGAAGAATCTATTAAAGGAAATTTCCAGGGCCAGTTTACAAACTCTTAGACTAAAATTTAGCAATTATAAAGTATCCAACATAATTGATCCATCGGGTACCGAGCATTTCTATTTGTTAGTACGCTTTTTTTCACAACTATTTTCTGATTGTGGCCAGCAGATAGATGAAGCTGCTAGGTATAGTTTTTATGTTGTCATTGATAAGATTGACCAATTACCTGAAATTGATGTTAATACATTCCCTAAGTTAATTAAACTTCATGAAATATTACCTTCCAacttaaaatttaaattgaaatttatttaCACAGTAGAAAATGTTTCTTTTATAGACAAGTATGCTTCTTATGATATACCTACAATTGTTTTTCCAAGATATACAGCAGATGAGTGTTTACAAATATTACTATCgaaaaaatgtttattcAAGGCATCCAGCcaatttaatgaaaaattggttGATGAAATAGGCATTAAAGACACAGTACCTAGGGtgaaaaatcaaattgTTGAGGCTTTTTTGCATTTCGTGTATGAGgccttttatttatatacagGCAGTAATTTACAAGATTTGTTGGACATGGCTTTTTTGAAATGGCCCCAGTTTGTTCAAATTTTGAATAACGACAACTATGCAAATGAAGTGGATATGTACAAACAGAGTATTGACCTATGGAAAAATACACAAGATTATTTGGAAGAAAATATACCTGGGAATAATAAACTGGAGAGTCAATATGATTTATCGGATCTATCCAAGTATTTATTGGTTGCTTCATATTTGTGTTCTTACCTTCAGCCCAAATATGATAGTAAGGTATTTGCAAAGAAATCAGCATTAAGACAAGGACGGGTATCGTATGGTCGGAGAGCCAAGTTTGATTTTAATCCTAGACATTTATCGCCGGGCATTTTTCCCTTGGAAAGATTATTGGCAATTTTCCAAGCCATATATCCGTATTCTGATCGAGATAGAAATTATACTGACGAAGAAAAGGAtgatatcaataataagCATTTTTCAGGTTTAATACCCAATACATCTAATGTGGAGGTTTATGAAGCAATTGGTGAATTAATATCATCCAAACTTTTATTACCTTCCAAATTTTTGCATGCAAGTCcattaaattcaaatacTAAATGGAAAGTTAACGTTCCTTGGGAAATCATTTTGGAAATTTCTAGCAGTCTTCACTTTGACATAACTGAATACCTGCAATAAATATGTGtagatattattagaataaaactttttttttttctttaaaatatatatatagagagagtgtgtgtgtgtgtatgTGTATTTGATACCGGTGTTTATAtgattaaatatattgcCCGAgcataattatttatatttttaaaatacagTGTATAAAGTTTATTGGTATGGAAGTAATAAATCCTCGGTCATACATTGTAGTGATAGAGGACTAATAACGTTtagaaatttattaaaaaaaaaaaagttaatatttattgtgAGTGTGCTtttacttctttttttttttctttctattaatattttgggTCATATCGATTGAAACATggtaaaaacaaataatcaATAGGATTAGGAATGCGacgaagaaaataaatggtCTTAAAAACTGATCAATATCTATTTTGTGGGATGCGTCAGAAATTGCtaagatattaaaaatgattttaaccattgtatttattttttaaaaacagttattttttgtacTTTGGTTTATAGTCTTATAGACtcaatgaaataaaatataatattctCCCAACAACTTTTCGTATtagaattaaatttatttctacttttatttaaaatttattatggAATCCGttgaaatattaaaatgtttcttataaagataaataacTGTCTTTGAAACATGTTTGGTATGAGTAGAAATGTGTGTAAGAGTAATAGGAATTAGTGATAGccgttgtttttttttcccattattattattattattattattattattttttttttttttattgaatatttGGAACTTCGCTCACTTTACTGTAATTTTTGGGTCCGGTACCAAAAAGGCATCCAAATATTATGACCAAGTAAAATATTAAGTAAAGAGAATGTGTCGAAAAGCCTATTTATAAGGATAGTAATTTATTGGGAGATTGTTATTTATGTTAGTAAATCTATAAAT is drawn from Saccharomycodes ludwigii strain NBRC 1722 chromosome V, whole genome shotgun sequence and contains these coding sequences:
- the ORC5 gene encoding origin recognition complex subunit 5 (similar to Saccharomyces cerevisiae YNL261W | ORC5 | Origin Recognition Complex), translated to MSKLKNVVHRDEELVFLDSFIDKDNQPDLKPNNVIIQGYQSCGKTYVVEEYFKQQKNEILSCIINHKEIFSWKNLLKEISRASLQTLRLKFSNYKVSNIIDPSGTEHFYLLVRFFSQLFSDCGQQIDEAARYSFYVVIDKIDQLPEIDVNTFPKLIKLHEILPSNLKFKLKFIYTVENVSFIDKYASYDIPTIVFPRYTADECLQILLSKKCLFKASSQFNEKLVDEIGIKDTVPRVKNQIVEAFLHFVYEAFYLYTGSNLQDLLDMAFLKWPQFVQILNNDNYANEVDMYKQSIDLWKNTQDYLEENIPGNNKLESQYDLSDLSKYLLVASYLCSYLQPKYDSKVFAKKSALRQGRVSYGRRAKFDFNPRHLSPGIFPLERLLAIFQAIYPYSDRDRNYTDEEKDDINNKHFSGLIPNTSNVEVYEAIGELISSKLLLPSKFLHASPLNSNTKWKVNVPWEIILEISSSLHFDITEYLQ